TGATAAGAAGAAATTATCTAAATATGATATAACCACAATGATAGGACAAGTAGATATAGAATTTAAGGACGAAAATGGGAACTTAAATTATCCAGCAGGATATTTCAATATGGATATTGTCACTATGAGTCAAGGTATAAGTATTGATAGAGGATCAGTAATTTGGGGAAATGGGACAATTGAAATGGACTACAATATAGATAATAATGTAAATGTACAAAACATAGGTTTTTCTATACCAAGTAGTAATTATTCTTATAATAATAATGAAGAAATTGAGATTTACAATAATAATACAAGTAAATATGATAAATTTGAATTGAAAACTGGTAAAATATGCGACATTAGTGATTTTAAGAGTTATTTAAAAGATAATACTATAAGAGTGAGAATAATTGCTAATCAAGAAGAAGGAATGACTATTCCACAAATATCTGTATCAGGGAGGGAGAAATAATGCTGTCTATTAAAGGATTGGAAAAGACATATGGAGATTTTAAAGCATTAAATGGTTTAGACCTTACGATAAATAAAGGTGAGATATTTGGCTTTATTGGCCCTAATGGTGCAGGGAAAAGTACTACAATGAAGATAGTATCAGGATTATTAACTCCTGATAGTGGTGAAGTTTATGTAGATGGTATAGATGCTATAAAAAGAAATAAGGAACTAAAAGAGAAAATTGGATATATGCCAGATTTCTTTGGAGTTTATGATAATTTAAAAGCTATAGAGTATTTAGAGTTTTATGGATCTATCTATGGTTTAAGTTATAGTGAAGGAAAAAAAATTGGGATGGATTTGCTAGAATTGGTAAATCTTAAGGATAAATCAGAATCTTATGTTGATGGATTATCTAGAGGTATGAAACAAAGACTTTGTTTAGCTAGATGCCTTATGCATAATCCAAAGTTACTTATACTTGATGAACCTGCTTCTGGAATGGATCCTCGAGCTAGATTTGAGATGAAGAATATATTAAAGAATTTAAGAGAAATGGACAAAACTATAATAGTAAGTTCTCATATATTATCAGAGCTTGGTGAGATATGTACTAATATAGGTATTATAGAAAGAGGTAAAATGGTATGCCAAGGTACTGTAGAAGAGATTATGGAAGAAGCAAAAGGAAATAATCCTTTGTTTATTACAGTAATAGATGGAGTAGAAGAAGCTATAAAGGTATTAAAAGAGATTCCTACTATAGGTAAAGTTACTTTTGATAAAAATAAAATTACTGCTAGTTTAAGTGGTGATGAAGCTGAAGCAGCCGAAGTTCTTAGAACCTTGATTAATAGAAATATAAAAGTTACTTCGTTTAATAAGTCTGAAGGAAATCTTGAAGATTTATTTATAAAGTTAACTGAGAATATTGAAAGTTAGGGGGAAGAGATATGAGAATAAATCCAGTGTTAAAAAATGAGGGAAGACTTGCTACTAGAAATATTAGATTTTCTATGATGATATTAGTTTTTATAGCTTTGCTATCATTAGGAGGTGTAATTTTATTTAAGATAAATATTGGTGATGCTATTGCAAGAGGAATAGATTTATCAGGAAACATATTTATATACATAAGTATAGCCTTTATTGAAGCAATTTTATTACTTTTTATTGTTCCAGCGCTAACATCAACAGCTATATGTTCGGAGAGAGAAAAGCAAACTTTAGATATATTGTTATCTACTAGTATGAGTCCGTTATCTATAGTTGTTGGAAAACTTATATCATCTGTAAGTAAAGTTGTAATAATGATAATTGCCACTATGCCTGTATATGCAATAACGTTTTTTATTGGTGGGGTTAATGTAGGAAATATCGTTTCTTTAAGTTTATTTTTTATAGTTACTACTTTCTTTGTAGGTGCTATTGGGTTATTTATTTCAACAGTTATTAAAACATCAAAGGCAGCTACAGCGATAACCTATGGGGTTACGTTATTTATATTTATTGCTATTTTAATAATAGCAGCAATATGGATGGTTATATCAGCTAAGAATAATGTTTCTACTGGGGTAAGTGATGTTAATCTACCTATATTTTGTTACTTAAGTCCTATTATTGGTTTTATATCAATGTTAATAGATCAATTAGGAGGAACACAATTTGGAGTGATTGGGAATATAGATTTTATTCCGTATAGTGATTATGCAGTATTGATTTCTATAGCAGTTCAATTAGTAATAACAGGTATACTAGTATTGCTATCAGCATATAAGTTAAATCCATTAAATAGAAAGAAGATAATTAAAAAATAAGAAATAAAGGGTGAATGGTGTGAAGGCTTTAGAAAAAGAAATAGATAAATTTATAAAAAAAGCCTCAATAAAGATAGGGGTAAATTTTTTCATAAGAAATTTAGTAATTAGTGTAAATATTGCTTTAGGTATTTCTATTTTGATAATAGGTTTATCACTATTTTTGCCTATGCCTTTTAGGGTTGAGTTAGCTTATGGAAGTATCATTGTTTTAGTGATGCTTTCCATAGGCTATTCTTTTATAAGAAGGTATAGAAGGAAGCAGGTAGCACTAATAGTTGATTCTAAGGGGTTAAAGGAGAGGGTAACTACATATTTAGAGTTAAGAGATAGGGAAGATGATTTTGCAAAAGCACAAAGAGAAGATACGTTAGTTGCAGTAAGAGAATTTAATACAAAGGATAAACTTCCGATAAAGTTCCCTAAAAAAGAAGCGATGTTAGCTGTAGTACTTATAGTAGTATGTATTTTGATGTCTTTTATAACTACTTCAGCTACTGAAAAAGGTAATAAGATTAGAGAGTTAAATAAAATAAAGAAAGATATGATAGAGGAAATTAATAAAGAGGAAAATAAGATTGATCAGTTAAAGAATCTTACTGAGGAAGAAAAGAAAGAACTAAAGGATGTGTTAGATAAGGCAAAGGATCAAATAAAAGAAAGTGATAAGAAAGAAGAATTAGATAAAGCTAATGAAAGATTAGAAAAAAAGTTAGAAACTTTAAAGGATAATCTTAAATCAGAAGAAGGAAAAAAAGATATAGATAAAATAAAAGATAACTTATTAAAAGAAGCTAAAGAGAATATGAAAAAGGAAGCTCAAAAAGATGAGAATGAAGTAAAGAATAATTTAATGAAGACAGAAGAAGGTAAGAAATTATTAGATGCTTTAGAAACTGGGGACAAAGAAAAAATATCAGAAGCTGTGAGTAATTTAAATAAATCACTAGATAGCCTTAGTGATGTTGAAAAAAGTAAGTTAAGTAATAGTTTTTCAGAAGCAGCATCAGCAGTAAATAGTGATGAACTTAAGGAAGCATTAAATAGTGCATCCGATGGAGTTATGGATGGAGAGATAAATGAGAATGATCTATCAGGAGCACTTGCATCAATGAAATCAAAAAGTAGTGGTAGTAATAAATCAGAAAGTGGTAATGGCAATGGTTCTGGATCTGGTGATGGAGAAGGTGATGGATCAGGAAATGGTTCTGGTAATGGATCAGGAAATGGCAGTGGAAATGGATCAGGAAATGGAGCAGGTTGGAATACTGGAAGTAAAAATGGAAATGAAAAAGTTGATACTACAAAGTCTTCAGAGGAAATTTATATACCAGGTAGAGAAGTAGGCAGTGATAGTAACTTATCAGGGGGAAAAAATGAAGATGGAAATACACAAAATATCACTACTGAAAATGGAATCAATACTAGTGGTAGTAAGGACAGTTACACTAAATATGTTGAAGATTATAGTGACGAAGCATTAAATAATTTAGATAGTTCAACGATGCCAGATAGTTTGAAAGGCGTAATCAAGGATTATTTTGAGGGACTAAGATAAGACATGGCACAGGTATCAGGGCACATGGCACAGGTATGGATGAAATTCCTTTGGGGAATTTCTTAAAATATAAGTGTTTAGCTTGGAGTATAGAATAGATTAGTTTTCTTAAGGAAGTTGTATTCTATATAAAACTATTACAGGGGGCTAATGAAAGTTGCACTTTCATGTAGCATGGACTAGGAACTATTAATTTGTGAAAAACAACATTTAAGTATAATAGTTTAATATACGAACTAAACACATCTATTAACTACAATTGTGAAATGAAAATTGATTGAATTGCCTGAATTGAAAACTGCCGTCCGAAGGACTAAAATATTTTCCTGTCAGGGGAAATTAACCATAATTGCGAAATGTGAATTGATTGAAATGTGAATTGAAATAGGAGTGATATTATGAAGATAAATGAGGATATGATAAAGGAGATTGCAGATAGGTTGCAACAGTGTGAGGAGGAGATTGGGAAAGGTATAATTGGTCAAAGGGAAATAGTGAGACAAGTTCTAATTGCTATATTTTCAGGTGGGAATGTTTTATTAGAGGGTATGCCGGGGCTTGGGAAAACTCAATTAGTAAAAACAATAGCAAGGGTATTAAATTTAGATTTCTCAAGGATTCAATTTACACCAGATCTTATGCCTGCTGATGTTGTTGGAACTAATGTTGTTTCTAAGGAAAATGATAGAACAGAGTTTAAGTTTGAAAAAGGACCAGTGTTTACAAATCTTTTATTGGCTGATGAAATAAATAGAGCAACGCCAAAGACACAGTCAGCTTTATTAGAAGCTATGGGTGAAAAATCTGTAACAGTAGGTAAGACAACATATACTTTACCAAAGCCGTTTATGGTGCTGGCAACACAAAATCCAGTGGAGCAAGAGGGAACATATCCATTACCAGAGGCTCAACTTGATAGATTTCAATTTAAGGTTAAGGTTGAATTTCCTACATTAGATGAATTAAAAGAAATTATGGACTTAACTCTTTCAAATGAAGAGGTAGAAATAAGGCCTATTATAGATGGAGAAGAAATAATAAAACTTCGAGAGATAATAAGAGAAGTTCCTATGGCTGATGCTGTAAAAGAATATGCTTTAAAGGTTATTTTAGCTACACATCCAGAACTTCCAGAAGGACATGAAATGGCAAAAAAATATATCGAAGTAGGGGCAAGTCCTAGAGCAGCACAAGGTTTATTTGGTGGTGCAAAGGTAAGAGCAATTATGGAAGGTAGATATAATGTATCCTTTGAAGATATTCAAGTTATGGCATATCCAATATTAAGACATAGAATTGCTATAAATTTTGATGGTATAACTGATGGAGTAACTGAAGAAGATTTGATAAAGAAAATTTTAGATGATTTAAAGGTTGTGTAAGCAATGAAAGAAAATATTTTTGATAAAGACTTTTTTACAAAGTTAAATAAGATAAATATGGCTTTAAATTTTAGATTATCTAATGGAACTCAAGGTGGAAGAAAGTCTAAAGCTAAAGGTGTTTCAGTAGAATTTTCTGATTTTAGAGAATATGCTCCCGGTGATGATTTTAGAAGAATAGATTGGAATGCTTACGGAAGATTAGATAAATTATTTGTTAAAGTTTTTATGGAAGAGAGAGAAGGCGTTTTTAATTTTTTCCTAGATAAAAGTAAGTCTATGGATCAAGGTGATGATAATAAAGGAGAAATGGCTTTAAAGATTATGGCAGCTTTAGGATATATAACAATAAATAATTTAGATAGAATTATTGTAAGTGGATTAGAAGATGGCAATATTATAGATCTAGGAAGTGGAACAGGAAAAAGAACATTTCAAAAACTTTTAAGAGATTTAAATAATATTGAATTTAATGGAGCTACTAATTTAGGTGAAAGTATACGAAAAAGAAAAATTACTGGTAGAGGGGTATCTATTGTAGTATCGGATTTTTTAAATAATGGTGGCTTAGAAAATTTAGAAGAGGGATTAAAATATTTAGCTTTTAAGAAACAACAAATAATTTTGGTACAAGTATTGAGTAAGGAAGATATGGAGCCTACTATAGATGAAGAAGTTACTTTAATAGATAGTGAAACAAGAGAAGAAGTAAAGATGACTTTAAACTATAAGGTTATAGAAGAATATAAAAAAGCACTAAAAACTTATAATAACAATCTTAAAAATATGGCTAAGAAATATGGAGCTAAGATTGTATTTGTAAGATCTGATGAAGCTTTAGAAAAAGTTATTTTAGATAAATTTACAAGAAATAATATAGTTGTTTAACATGCTAGAAAGGAGGAGAAAATGACCATTGGTACATTATGGCCACTAATTTTATTGATATTAGTGCCACTAGTAATAGCTCTTTATATATTAAAGAGAAAGTATAAGGAAAAAGAAGTTTCTTCATTGCTTTTATGGCAAGAAGTTTATAAAAATACCCATGCCAGTACGCCATGGGAAAAACTAAGAAAAAATATTATGCTGCCATTGCAACTTATAATAATTTTACTCATTATCTTAGCTCTTATGAAGATGCACTTAAATATTGGTGGAAGTACATATAAAAATGTTATTGTAGTAATGGATACTACAGGTAGTATGGCTATAAATTCTAAAGGTAAATCAAGGCTTGAAAATGGCAAAGAACTTATTAAAGAGTATATTTCTTCTAGTAGTGATGATACAAGAGCTTATATTATTTCTTATGATGGTAATGAGAATTTATTATTAAATGATAGTAGTGATAAAAGTACAATTTATAATACTATAGATAATATAAGACAAAGTTATAGCACTGGGGATGTTTCTTCAGCTATGTCTTTTGTGAAAGCAATTAAAAATGGTATTGGTGAAGAAAGTGAAGTTATAGTTGTCACTGATAAAGAAGTATCATTTGGAGAGGTAAAAGGTAAGGTTATAGCTGTTGGAAATGAAGGAGAAAATGCTTCTATTGATAATATAGCTCATAAATATAGTGATGGAAATCTTAAAGTAATTGCAACTGTTACCAATAGGGGAGCTAATGATTATAGTGGCGATTTTACTTTATATAATGATGATAATATGGTAGAAGTTAAGAATGTAGAGTTAGGTTCTGGTGAAAAAATAGTTCTTAATTTCAACCTAGAAAATTACAATGGAACACTATTAAAAGGTGAATTATCTAAAAAGGATGATTTGATAGAAGACAATGTATTTTATGATGTAGTAAGAGATACTGAAAATAAAAAGATATTATTAGTTACTGAAGAAAATATATTTTTAGAAAAAAGTTTTTCCGCACTACAGAATATAGAGTTATTTAAAACTAATGATTTTAGCAATATAAGTGATGATGATAAATATGATCTATATATTTTTGATAATGTAACACCAGATAAATTACCTACTACAGGCAATATACTATTTGTTAATCCTAAGTCTAATGAGTTTTTTAATGTAATAGAAGGTGGAGAAGTTAAGGAAGCAAAAGTTGTTGAAGAACAGGTTTCTAAATATATTAATGATCTCCAGTTTACACTAGCAGAGTTTAATGGTATAGAAGTGCCTTACTATGGTAAAGTATTTTTAGAAGTAGAGGATACGGCGGTAGGCTTTTATGGAGAAAAGGACAATAGAGGGATTGCAGCTTTATCTTTTGATATTCATAATTCAGATGTAGCACTTAAAAAACAATTTCCTATATTAATTTATGAGTTAGGTGAAAAGTTAATAAGTAACGGATTATCTAATAAATCCAATTATAATAGTGGCGAAGAAATAGAAGTTAAGGCAAGCAATTTATCTAAGGAAGTAAAGGTTGCGTATCCAGGAGAAAAGTCTAAGACTTTAGCATTAAATGAAAAGATAAATTCTAAATATAACCTTGGTATTTATAATATAGAAGAAGTATTAGAAAGTGATAGTAGAAATGAAATGATATCTGTAAATTTCCCTTCAGAGGAAGAGAGTAATGCTAATTTGGAATATTTAGGTGAAGTAGGAGAAAGTGATAGTATTGATGGATTAAAAAAAGGGATTAATCTAGATTTTATTTTGATTATTTTAGCTTTAGGTGTAATATCAACAGAATGGATATTATATTTAAAAGGAAATTAGGAGGAAAATGTTATGAAGTTTGAGATAATGATGACATGGGCTCTTGTATTGATACCTATTGTTATAGCCTTCATATATTTCTCTCTTAGAAAATATAAAGGAGTAAGGAATAGAGATTATTTTATTATAGTATCAAGAGTATTAGTAATGGTGCTTTTAATACTAGCTTTATCAGATATAACTATTAGCTTAAAAGGGAAAAATACTGTAACAATATTTTTATTGGATACCTCTGAAAGTATGTCTTCCTTCAAAGAAGAAGGAGTAAAATTTATAAATAAGTCATTGCAAGAAATGCCAAAGAATAATAAAGCAGGAGTTGTAGTTTTTGGTGGTAATAGTGAAGTGGACAAGGTTATTGATAATGATAAAAAATATCTAGAAGTTAACAATACACCAATAAAAACAGCTACAAATATAGAAAATGCAATAAGTAGTGCAGTAAGTTTATTTCCAAGTGGTGTGTCAAAAAGAATAGTACTTATTAGTGATGGTGAAGAAAATCAGGGAGAGGTTATAAAGGATACATCATTAATAAAGGAGCAGGATATAGATTTTAGAACATATAAAGTTTCAAATGAAAAAGGAAATGAGGTTTATGTAGATAATGTAAAGGTACCTGATAATATTCCTATAGGAGAAGAATTTTCAGTAGTAATTACTTTAGAATCAAATGTAAAAATTTCCGCAAATTTAGTTTTATTTTCAGGAAGAGATAAAAAAGCTGAGCAAAGGGTTGAAGTTCAAAAAGGAAAAAATACTTTTGTATTTAAGGATGTACAAACATCTGGTGGATTTAAGGGATATAGAGTATTGATAGAACCTGATGAGGATACTTCAACTGTCAATAATGAATATACTTGTTTTACAAATGTAACGGCACCAGCAAAAATATTATTGATAGAAGGAAAATTTGGTGATGGAGCTGGAGCTATTAATGTGTTAAAGGCAGCTAATAGTGACATGAAGGTAATAACTTCATCAGCAGCACCACGAGATTTAAATGAATTATTAGAATATAAAACTATAGTATTATGTAATGTACATAGTGATGATTTAAATAGTGGCTTTATGAACAATATTGAAAGCTATGTTAAAGATTATGGTGGTGGTGTAGTAACATTTGGAGGTGAGGATTCTTATGCTTTAGGTGGGTATAAGGATACTGCGTTGGAAAAGATTTTGCCTGTAGATATGGACAAAAAGGGCAAAAATGAGATACCTCAGATTAGCTTAAGTCTGATTATAGACAAATCAGGAAGTATGAGTAGTGGAGATGGATCAACTAGTAAGCTTACTCTAGCGATAGAATCAGCGCTAAAGGCTGTGGATAATTTGCGTAATACCGATGAAATATCTGTTATTGCTTTTGATGATGGATTTAGTTATGTTGTTGAGCCACAAAAAGTTCAAGATAAGGATAAGATAAAGGAAAAGATATCAGGAATTACTGTGGGGGGAGGGACTTCTATATATCCTCCATTAAAAGATGCAATAGAAAAGCAAATTGAATCTTCGGCCAAAATAAAGCACACAATATTACTAACAGATGGAGAAGATGGTTTTCCGGAGAGTGGCTATGATGATGTAATATCTAAGATAAATGAAAATAATATAACGTTATCTACAGTTTCAGTTGGAACAGATGCTAATAGCACTCTTCTTGAGAATTTAGCTAAGAAGGGTAATGGTAGAAGCTATCATACAGATATTTTTACAGATATTCCAAGAATATTTGCTAAGGAAATTTTAATAAGTACTGGTGAGTATATAATTAATGAAGAGTTTACACCTAAGATAGTTAGTAGCCATGAAATAACAAGAGGATTGGTTGATCAGGGGTTGCCATCAGTATTAGGATATATAGGAACATCTAAAAAAGATAAAGCTATTGAAATATTAAGAACTAAAGAAGATGAACCACTTTTAGCAGTATATCAATATGGACTTGGTAAAACTGTAAGCTGGACTTCTGATATTAATGGTCAGTGGAGCAAAAATTACTTATCATGGAATAATGGAGCACAATTTATAAAAAATATGATATATTGGACAATTCCAGAGTACGGTGATGGTGGTAATGTTAATGTAACAGTAAGCGGCGATGAAGCAGTAATTGATTTCTATAGTGATGATGTAAAAAAAGGTAGTAAATTAGATGGACATTATAACTCAGAAGAAGGAGAAGAAGGTAAGTTTGAATTATCTGAAGTTGAACCGGGAAGGTATCAAGGAAAAGTAAAAGTTAATAATCTTGGCTTCTATAATTTTAATATAAGAGAAGAAAATGAGGGTAAGATAGTTAATAGTTATAATGGTGCTTTTGCTATGCAGTATTCTGAGGAGTTTAAGTTTAACAATAATAGTGGAAATATTGATATATTAGTAAGTGAAGTTAATGGTAAATTTATAAATAAGGCTTCAGAGGTTTTTAATGGTAAAGAAAAAATAGCATATAAAAAAATACAGCTTAAAAATATTTGTTTAGTAATAGCTATATTATTATTTTTCTTTGATATTGTTTATAGGAGATTAAATTTAGATTATAGAAAATTATTAGCAAAAATTCCGATAAAAAGAGTAAAGACTTTTTATGAAAAAAGAAAAGATAAAAAAGTTGTAGTAGTGGAAAAGAAAGTTGATAAGAAAATAAATATAGAAATAGAAAAAAAGAAAAAGGTTAAAACTAAAAATATAAATAAAAAAGCTAGTAATGAAAAAGAAGTTTTAGATACATCAGCATTGCTGAAGAAGAAGGAAAAAAGAGAATAAAAACATGTAAAGGTGCTGTCGCATTAACGATTAAATTTCGTGTGTGATAGCACTTTTTAGTTTACAAGTTTACTTTCACTCTAAAAAAAGGAATTTAATCACAATGTTCTTGGGTATATATATTCGTAGATAAATATATGAAGCTATTATACTTAAGTGTTGTTATTTAGAGTAAATATCTTTAGAAAATCTTTAGAATTATCTAAGTTATTTTTTAATAAATAAATGATAGTATGTATGTAATTTGTAGAGATTATGTAAGATATTGTATAATTCATATAGGGGAAGAAAGGATGGGATGCAGTATGTACAATATCTTAATTGCGGAGGATGATAAATCAATATCAGAGGCAATAGAAATATATTTAAAAAATCAAGGGTATAATGTGTTTAAAGCTGGAGATGGAATAGAAGCTTTAGAAAGAATTTTATTAACAGAGATTCACTTGGCAATTGTGGACATAATGATGCCTAAGATGAATGGAACAGAATTAATTGTTAAGATTAGAGAAAAGTACGATTTTCCAGTGATAATACTTTCTGCTAAATCAGAAGAGTTAGATAAAATTATGGGGTTAAATATAGGGGCTGATGATTATGTTACAAAACCATTTCAACCAATGGAGTTAATGGCTAGGATAAATTCACAACTTAGGAGATATTTTAGATATTCACTAACAAAGAAAATAGGTTTAAACGAAAAAATATTTACTGTTGGAGGTCTAGAACTTAATGATGATAAAAAGACAGTAAATGTTGATGGAGAAGTGATAAAGATGACACCTAGTGAATTTAAAATTCTTAGATTATTAATAAAAAATCCTGGAAGAGTATATTCAACAGATGAAATTTACGAAAGAATCTGGAATGAGAAGGCAGTCAATACAGATACAATAATGGTTCATATAAGAAATATAAGGGAAAAGATAGAGATAGATCCCAAAAAACCAAGGTACTTAAAAGTAGTATGGGGGGTAGGGTATAAAATTGAAGGTTGATAAAAAAACTGTAATTGTAAATACGATAATATTATCTATATTATTGATACTATCAGCAATAATAGTTAAAGTATATTCTAAGGATTATATGAACAATCATATTCATGAGGGGTATAAAAGTTATGGCTTTGTGAATAAGCTATGTACAAATAGTTATGTATTATATAACACTGTAATAGACGATAGTATAGATGATAAGGTTAAGGAAAGTTATAGGTTTAAAAAGTGGAAGTCACAATTAGAAGATGATTCAGATAATTTAGAGTATGCTATTTTTAATGGTAAAGGAGAATTAGTAAAAAAATATGCTAGTTCAGATATTGAGATATTGATAAAAAGTTCTAGAAAAGAAGAAATAAGAGGGAGGTATGATTTCTTTATTATTCTATCTTTTGATAAGAATGGTAATATAGAAATAGAAGATTGTAAAGGTGTAGATAAGAGAGAGATAAGCAATTTATTATTGAGGATAGATAAAAATTTATCAGGTGATATGAAAATTAATAAGGTTAATGATGTAAAGGCAGTATATGCTATATCATATCAATCATTATTAAATAATAAAGGAAATATAGATACAAGTGTAATTACTATAGATCAAAATATTTTATTCTTGTGGATTGCTATTGCAGGAATAGTGCTATTTGCTTTATTAATATCACATAAATATATGAATGAAATAATATTTACAAAAATTATATATAGAATACCTATAGAGATTAGTATATTATTAAGTACCATTGCATCATTATACATAATTGATACTATTAAGAAAATAACTAATGGAAGCTTTGTAACAGAAATCAAATATATAAAAAGTGAGGATATAATTAATACTGATATTTGTAATATATTAAGATGCTTTATTATATATTTAATGTTTTTTGTTATTGTATCAGCGATTTGTGAGGTCATGAGAAAAGACAATTTGGAAGGTATAAAAAATAAGTCTTTAATTTACAAATTTTTTAAATGGTTAATAAGGATAGATTTTAGGGAGCCAGTTACATATAAGTTATTAATTTTAATATCAAT
Above is a genomic segment from Clostridium bornimense containing:
- a CDS encoding sensor histidine kinase, with translation MKVDKKTVIVNTIILSILLILSAIIVKVYSKDYMNNHIHEGYKSYGFVNKLCTNSYVLYNTVIDDSIDDKVKESYRFKKWKSQLEDDSDNLEYAIFNGKGELVKKYASSDIEILIKSSRKEEIRGRYDFFIILSFDKNGNIEIEDCKGVDKREISNLLLRIDKNLSGDMKINKVNDVKAVYAISYQSLLNNKGNIDTSVITIDQNILFLWIAIAGIVLFALLISHKYMNEIIFTKIIYRIPIEISILLSTIASLYIIDTIKKITNGSFVTEIKYIKSEDIINTDICNILRCFIIYLMFFVIVSAICEVMRKDNLEGIKNKSLIYKFFKWLIRIDFREPVTYKLLILISINFIVMLLLTINVWTAIVISITYSIVLFCIAKKYLDDVKEKYNRILTTTEEISRGNLDVEIDEELGMFEPIKKEIQNIKVGFKRAIEEETKSQVMKTELISNVSHDLKTPLTSIISYIDLLKDEDITEEQRKKYIKTLEIKSNRLKVLIEDLFDMSKANSGNIKLDMVNVDIIDLIKQILIELDDKIKESALIIRKNFPEGRVVLKLDSQYTFRVFENLMINITKYAMRNSRVYIDIINNIDNVDITLKNMSAEEINFDGDYITERFVRGDKSRNTEGSGLGLAIAKTFIELQGGKMIITIDGDLFKVSINFPKEIRAGHKSGHRSEGTGHK
- a CDS encoding VWA domain-containing protein codes for the protein MKFEIMMTWALVLIPIVIAFIYFSLRKYKGVRNRDYFIIVSRVLVMVLLILALSDITISLKGKNTVTIFLLDTSESMSSFKEEGVKFINKSLQEMPKNNKAGVVVFGGNSEVDKVIDNDKKYLEVNNTPIKTATNIENAISSAVSLFPSGVSKRIVLISDGEENQGEVIKDTSLIKEQDIDFRTYKVSNEKGNEVYVDNVKVPDNIPIGEEFSVVITLESNVKISANLVLFSGRDKKAEQRVEVQKGKNTFVFKDVQTSGGFKGYRVLIEPDEDTSTVNNEYTCFTNVTAPAKILLIEGKFGDGAGAINVLKAANSDMKVITSSAAPRDLNELLEYKTIVLCNVHSDDLNSGFMNNIESYVKDYGGGVVTFGGEDSYALGGYKDTALEKILPVDMDKKGKNEIPQISLSLIIDKSGSMSSGDGSTSKLTLAIESALKAVDNLRNTDEISVIAFDDGFSYVVEPQKVQDKDKIKEKISGITVGGGTSIYPPLKDAIEKQIESSAKIKHTILLTDGEDGFPESGYDDVISKINENNITLSTVSVGTDANSTLLENLAKKGNGRSYHTDIFTDIPRIFAKEILISTGEYIINEEFTPKIVSSHEITRGLVDQGLPSVLGYIGTSKKDKAIEILRTKEDEPLLAVYQYGLGKTVSWTSDINGQWSKNYLSWNNGAQFIKNMIYWTIPEYGDGGNVNVTVSGDEAVIDFYSDDVKKGSKLDGHYNSEEGEEGKFELSEVEPGRYQGKVKVNNLGFYNFNIREENEGKIVNSYNGAFAMQYSEEFKFNNNSGNIDILVSEVNGKFINKASEVFNGKEKIAYKKIQLKNICLVIAILLFFFDIVYRRLNLDYRKLLAKIPIKRVKTFYEKRKDKKVVVVEKKVDKKINIEIEKKKKVKTKNINKKASNEKEVLDTSALLKKKEKRE
- a CDS encoding response regulator transcription factor, encoding MGCSMYNILIAEDDKSISEAIEIYLKNQGYNVFKAGDGIEALERILLTEIHLAIVDIMMPKMNGTELIVKIREKYDFPVIILSAKSEELDKIMGLNIGADDYVTKPFQPMELMARINSQLRRYFRYSLTKKIGLNEKIFTVGGLELNDDKKTVNVDGEVIKMTPSEFKILRLLIKNPGRVYSTDEIYERIWNEKAVNTDTIMVHIRNIREKIEIDPKKPRYLKVVWGVGYKIEG